A genomic segment from Glycine soja cultivar W05 chromosome 20, ASM419377v2, whole genome shotgun sequence encodes:
- the LOC114401214 gene encoding U2 small nuclear ribonucleoprotein A'-like: MVRLTADLIWKSPHFFNTIKERELDLRGNKIAVIENLGATEDQFDTIDLSDNEIVKLENVPYLNRLGTMLINNNRITRINPNIGEFLPNLHTLVLTNNRIVNLVEIDPLASLPKLHFLSLLDNNITKKPNYRLYVINNLKSLRVLDFKKVKNKERLEAKNLFASKEVIEEIQRTPAKTFSTGETPNVSEAIEEQQTPKVVAPTPEQIIAIKAAIVNSQTLEEVARLEKALKSGQLPADLKSLSDNIMLDNVDEKHEDMIHDDRSQADGKSNDTQEQRNTDSASMEQD, encoded by the exons ATGGTAAGGCTCACTGCTGACTTGATTTGGAAAAGCCCTCATTTCTTCAACACGATTAAAGAGCGTGAGTTAGATCTCAGAGGCAACAAGATAGCTGTAATTGAAAACTTGGGTGCTACTGAG GACCAATTTGACACAATAGACTTATCTGACAATGAGATTGTTAAACTTGAAAATGTACCATATCTTAACCGGTTGGGCACAATGCTCATTAACAACAACAGGATTACTAGAATTAATCCCAACATCGGAG AGTTCTTGCCAAATTTACACACTCTAGTTCTCACAAACAACAGAATTGTAAACTTGGTTGaaattgatcctttagcatctcTTCCAAAGCTGCACTTCCTTAGTCTGCTGGACAACAATATTACAAAGAAACCTAATTACAGGCTTTATGTTATTAACAACCTGAAATCCCTCCGGGTGTTAGATTTCaagaaagtgaaaaataag GAACGGTTGGAAGCCAAAAACTTGTTTGCTTCAAAAGAAGTTATAGAAGAGATTCAAAGGACACCagcaaaaacattttcaactggtGAAACTCCAAATGTTTCTGAAGCGATTGAGGAACAACAGACGCCCAAAGTGGTTGCTCCTACACCTGAGCAAATTATTGCTATTAAG GCTGCCATTGTGAATTCTCAGACTCTTGAAGAGGTTGCTAGGCTTGAAAAG GCATTGAAGTCTGGTCAGCTTCCTGCAGATTTAAAAAGCTTGAGTGATAATATAATGTTGGATAATGTTGATGAAAAACATGAGGACATGATTCATGATGATAGAAGTCAAGCTGATGGCAAATCGAATGATACACAAGAGCAGAGAAATACTGATTCTGCTTCAATGGAACAG GATTAG